In Candidatus Eisenbacteria bacterium, the genomic window GCCAAGGTGTTGGTGACCGCGGACGGCGGCTACCGGCGCGGGCAGATCGTGCCGCTGAAGCGCGACGCCGACGAAGCCGTGGCGGGCTGTCCCTCGATCCAGCACGTCGTCGTGTTCAAGCGGGGCGAATTCCAGGTCCACATGAAGGAAGGGCGAGACCACTGGTGGCACCGGCTGGTCGACGGCATCTCGGACCAGTGCTGGCCCGAGCCGATCGAGTCCGAGGATCTCCTCTTCACCCTGTACACGAGCGGCACCACCGGGAAACCGAAGGGGATCGTGCACACGACCGGCGGGTATCTGACCGGGGTGTACGCGACGACGAAGTGGGTGTTCGATCTCAAGGAAGACGACGTGTTCTGGTGCACCGCCGACTGTGGTTGGGTGACCGGGCATTCGTACGTGGTGTACGGGCCGCTGGCGAACGGCGCGACCGTGGTCCTGTACGAGGGGTCGCCCGACTGGCCGGAGAAGGATCGCTTCTGGCAGATCATCGAGGAGCTGGGGGTCACCGTCTTCTACACGGCCCCGACCGCGATCCGCGCGTTCATGAAGTGGGGCGTCGAGTGGCCCGCGAAGCGGCGGATGACTTCGCTGCGATTGCTGGGGAGCGTGGGCGAGCCGATCAATCCCGAGGCGTGGATCTGGTATCAGCAGCACATCGGCGGGGGCCGCTGTCCCATCGTCGACACCTGGTGGCAGACCGAGACCGGGATGATCCTGATCTCGCCCTTGCCCGGCGTGACCGTGACGCGGCCGGGGAGCGCGACGAAGCCGTTGCCCGGTGTCGCGGCCGATGTCGTGAACGAGAAGGGCGAGTCCGTGGGCGTCGGCGGCGGGTATCTCGTGCTGAAGCGCCCGTGGCCGGCGATGCTGCGCGGCATCTGGGGCGATCCCGAGCGGTACCGGCAGCAGTACTGGTCGCGGTTCCCGGGCGTGTACTTCACCGGGGACGGCGCGAAGCGCGATGCCGACGGCTATCTGTGGCTACTGGGCCGCGTGGACGACGTCATGAACGTCGCCGGGCACCGGATCTCGACCATGGAGGTCGAGAGCGCGTTGGTGGATCACCCGGCGGTGGCCGAGGCCGCCGTGGTGGGAATCGCGCACGAGCTGAAGGGAACCGCCATCGCGGCGTTCGTGACGATCAAGGACGG contains:
- the acs gene encoding acetate--CoA ligase, encoding MPDKKKARGVKSAAAGTPPVTRQADGDPAGPGAPAVPSGSAIAALLDEQREYKPASDFVQQANVSDDHLYKAAEKDPEQFWAKVAGELDWFVKWDKTLEWEEPFAKWFVGGKLNVSYNCIDRHLKGPRKNKAALVWVGEPGERRTLTYWDLYREVCRFANALKGLGVEKGDRVAIYMPMVPELPIAMLACARIGAVHSVVFGGFSAEALRGRIEDAQAKVLVTADGGYRRGQIVPLKRDADEAVAGCPSIQHVVVFKRGEFQVHMKEGRDHWWHRLVDGISDQCWPEPIESEDLLFTLYTSGTTGKPKGIVHTTGGYLTGVYATTKWVFDLKEDDVFWCTADCGWVTGHSYVVYGPLANGATVVLYEGSPDWPEKDRFWQIIEELGVTVFYTAPTAIRAFMKWGVEWPAKRRMTSLRLLGSVGEPINPEAWIWYQQHIGGGRCPIVDTWWQTETGMILISPLPGVTVTRPGSATKPLPGVAADVVNEKGESVGVGGGYLVLKRPWPAMLRGIWGDPERYRQQYWSRFPGVYFTGDGAKRDADGYLWLLGRVDDVMNVAGHRISTMEVESALVDHPAVAEAAVVGIAHELKGTAIAAFVTIKDGHPGTLATGTRGATGMGHGAALMDELKEHVVTKIGKIARPDEILFTADLPKTRSGKIMRRLLRDIAEGKAVGDTTTLADPAVIGRLKEKYEEQEG